The Colius striatus isolate bColStr4 chromosome 24, bColStr4.1.hap1, whole genome shotgun sequence genome includes a window with the following:
- the ZBTB8A gene encoding zinc finger and BTB domain-containing protein 8A: MEISSHQFHLLQQLNEQRRQDLFCDCNILVEGKVFKAHRNVLFASSGYFKMLLSQSSKETSQPTTATFQAFSPDTFTVILDFVYSGKLSLTGQNVIEVMSAASYLQMTDVISVCKTFIKSSLDISEKEKDRYFSLSDKDGNSNGVDRSCLYSTGWRAESSPPRSHLSPDQGTCMMGGNTWSNYSYYPASQRNTQQQLSKHEQRQDSIKKSRHLGLQQPSDIPHYKSSKLEERAAEPAGHMAQPEEQVQIETEVESPHVGYQYGQGSDVMPRSLAVSQQEHESPRSSGKSKSSKAEEQYASMPSILGVMGNWAEDDLPRMRFKCPFCTHVVKRKADLKRHLRCHTGERPYPCEACGKRFSRLDHLSSHFRTIHQACKPICRKCKRHVTELTGQVVQEGTRRYRLCNECLAEAGIDSIRIDLEAEAPLEFPQDGDKDSRWHYGEDNRSDVEIVEDGSTDLVIQQVDDSEDEAEEKDVKPNIR, encoded by the exons ATGGAGATTTCTTCTCACCAGTTTCACCTCTTGCAGCAACTAAATGAGCAGCGCAGGCAAGACTTATTCTGTGACTGCAATATCCTGGTCGAGGGAAAGGTGTTTAAAGCCCATCGCAATGTGCTGTTTGCCAGCAGCGGCTATTTCAAAATGCTCCTCTCGCAGAGCTCGAAGGAGACGAGCCAGCCCACCACGGCCACTTTCCAGGCGTTTTCTCCAGACACATTTACAGTTATTCTAGATTTTGTGTATTCAGGCAAACTGTCTCTCACTGGTCAGAATGTGATCGAGGTGATGTCAGCCGCCAGCTACTTGCAGATGACGGATGTCATCAGCGTGTGTAAGACGTTCATTAAGTCGTCGCTGGACATCAGTGAGAAGGAGAAGGATCGCTACTTCAGTCTGTCAGACAAGGACGGGAATTCCAACGGCGTGGACCGATCCTGCCTGTACAGCACGGGCTGGAGGGCAGAGAGCAGCCCCCCGCGTTCGCACTTAAGTCCAGACCAAGGGACGTGTATGATGGGTGGAAACACTTGGAGCAATTACAGCTACTATCCAGCCTCGCAGAGGaacacccagcagcagctgtccaAACACGAGCAGCGGCAGGATTCCATCAAGAAGTCGCGGCacctgggcctgcagcagccttcGGACATTCCTCACTATAAATCCAGCAAGCTGGAGGAGCGAGCTGCCGAGCCCGCCGGCCACATGGCTCAGCCCGAGGAACAAGTTCAGATCGAAACAGAAGTTGAGTCTCCTCACGTGGGATACCAGTACGGGCAGGGGTCTGATGTGATGCCGAGGAGCCtggctgtgtcacagcaggaGCACGAATCGCCCCGTTCCTCCGGTAAATCCAAGTCCTCAAAAGCAGAGGAGCAGTACGCGAGCATGCCCTCCATCCTGGGCGTCATGGGCAACTGGGCTGAAG ATGACCTGCCCAGGATGAGGTTCAAGTGCCCATTCTGCACCCACGTggttaaaagaaaagcagaccTAAAGCGTCACCTCCGCTGTCACACAGGAGAGCGCCCTTACCCCTGTGAGGCATGTGGGAAAAGGTTTAGCAGGCTAGATCACCTCAGTAGCCATTTTCGAACA ATTCACCAGGCTTGCAAGCCCATCTGCAGAAAGTGCAAGCGCCACGTGACGGAGCTAACGGGCCAAGTGGTCCAGGAGGGGACGAGGCGTTACAGACTGTGTAATGAGTGTCTGGCCGAAGCTGGCATAGACAGCATTCGCATTGACTTGGAGGCTGAAGCACCCCTTGAATTTCCACAAGATGGGGATAAGGATTCCAGGTGGCACTATGGGGAAGACAACAGATCTGATGTGGAGATCGTGGAGGATGGATCGACTGACTTGGTCATTCAGCAAGTTGACGACAGTGAggatgaagcagaagaaaaggacGTAAAACCAAATATTAGGTAG